A single window of Paenibacillus sp. SYP-B4298 DNA harbors:
- a CDS encoding non-ribosomal peptide synthetase — protein sequence MGGIAREEWVLAANQREQEQQYWLRQLAGELTDSHFPYDHRSTGSGNKLERVEFELDAELAQRLHQLSGGSSLRLHMVLTAGLVLLLHRYTGNPDLTVGTPVQRQSDEAAGYVNTILALRHEMREDMTFRQLLQHVRDTIASATQHQNYPLIALQDALRDRLPAGRAYPFRTAIMMEELHDPSYLAGSDPEVVFSFRCAQDVIQGWISYQPVLYERMTMVCLGEQYAELLGQAIRLPEQLLWQHSGLSERELQQLLQFNATDQDYPRHLTLAQLFVLQVSKTPDRLAVTDGTSAFTYAQLHEQSNRVAASLRARGIGKGDIVALMLERSADMVIALLGVLKSGAAYLPVALHLPPARIQSMMEDCRSPLMVTKPGLAEHLHQERYEKVYLSELLHGASEDLAYTGEPDDLAYIIFTSGTTGKPKGAMVQHRNVVNFIVGLTQEQLTRYEAPLRFGLVSPFEFDSSVQNMFSALLSGHHLYIVPEEVRVDGEQLHRFYVEQQIEIMDGTATHLRLLAGFISDRESYALKQCIMAGEELPVELAQRFLAGFGENNRPLLVNAYGPTETTVLSTYYPVDPDELDTCIRLPIGKPLPNQRVYIMGPNLQLQPIGVPGEVWIAGDGVTQGYVGQPELTNEKYVTITADQPCHPVCQGRLYRTGDVARWLPSGKLEFLGRTDDQVKINGLRIELGEIESCLLRLPNIHEAAVMARTRTEGEAPILCAYIVSDSSMTAEEVRGELRKQLPSYMVPAYVIPLERLPLTTNGKLARKALPEPVWQQSALQYIEPRSETERLLAHIWETVLGIERVGIADHFFELGGNSLQMTTVVARIQKQLGSELSLREVFLRPTVAQLAEYVDQVERLDFVPIERQAEQAYYPVSSAQKRVYILNRFEGIGTTYNLPGVLLIEGRLERDRVEQCMYKLVSRHEALRTSFHFVGGEPMQRIHEKVALEFNHSEARESEAKAAIQDFIRPFDVQIAPLMRVGTIRLGEERCLLLFDLHHLIADGVSLSLLQHEFIRLYTGDELEPLSIQYKDYAVWQRKRLEGGQFEQSRHYWMSELAGDLPLLQLPTDYPRPPQQSFAGNRVHLELTAESTEKLLAFAERNEMTPYMLFLAALNVLLHVYTQQEDIVVGSPIAGRVHSDVEPVVGMFVNTLAIRSRPSGNKTVAQLLTEVKEQVLHALQHQEYPFEELVDQLQLERDTSRNPLFDVMLVMQNMAWTLDQPPGLSISPYAFRHDMSKVDLTLEISQHPSLRLELEYCTALFAQGTMQRFLQHVVRTLEWMLDHCDSFLRDLHMLTDDEYRQVILQFNETPSLDLEQEAVHRILERKAAEAPQRTAIICGESVYSYETINSRANQLARYLLRNGIGLEDKVGLLVDRSVDMLVALFAVLKAGAAYVPIDPEYPVQRIAHILEDCEAKLLLTASEYAERMAFTGIHIADVGSRELYSGETGNLNTEVQPVNLAYILYTSGSTGMPKGVSIEHKSVCNFLHAMQHQYPMLESDAYLLKTPYTFDVSVMELFGWTLAGSHLVILEEGEHRNPRAILRAVDRYRIRLLNFVPSMFRLFVQALDREHTAMLHDMKYILLAGEALPRDLIEQFDALGLPVELANLYGPTEATVITTTFSLAARRNSHVVPIGRPIPNVRVYILNEQRRPLPIGVAGELYISGAGVARGYMNQPELNAECFLPDPFCEGATMYRSGDLARWLPDGNIEYIGRMDNQIKLRGFRMELGEIEEAMRSHPHLAAVVVMPIDDVSHHRQLVAYYVKEAAITDTEIRAHLKQWLPEFMVPTSYVELTEIPLSRSGKVDRNALPQPMMESSAEAGSACQPETKLERQIAAIWQGILKLDTIRIDQDFFELGGDSLQAIELDLALEKAGLAAEDLVIYRHRTIRELAASIEAAQEAAKIHP from the coding sequence ATGGGAGGAATCGCTAGAGAAGAATGGGTCCTTGCCGCCAATCAGCGGGAGCAGGAGCAGCAATACTGGCTGCGCCAATTAGCCGGGGAATTGACGGATAGTCACTTCCCTTATGATCACCGCTCCACAGGTTCAGGGAATAAGCTAGAGCGGGTGGAGTTTGAGCTGGATGCGGAATTAGCCCAGCGACTGCATCAATTGTCCGGCGGCTCGAGCTTGCGTCTGCACATGGTGCTAACGGCTGGACTCGTTCTCCTGCTGCACAGATATACTGGCAACCCGGATCTAACGGTAGGCACTCCTGTTCAGAGACAGTCCGATGAAGCGGCGGGCTATGTGAATACTATTCTCGCCCTCCGACATGAGATGCGAGAGGACATGACGTTCCGCCAGCTTCTCCAGCATGTGCGGGACACCATTGCAAGCGCCACTCAGCACCAGAACTATCCGCTGATTGCGCTGCAGGATGCTCTGCGTGATCGGCTGCCGGCGGGGCGGGCGTATCCATTTCGGACGGCAATTATGATGGAGGAGCTGCACGATCCGAGCTATCTGGCGGGGAGCGATCCAGAAGTCGTATTTTCCTTTCGCTGTGCCCAGGATGTCATTCAGGGATGGATCAGCTACCAGCCTGTTTTATATGAACGGATGACGATGGTGTGTCTAGGAGAGCAGTATGCCGAGCTGCTCGGACAGGCGATCCGCCTGCCTGAGCAGCTCCTGTGGCAACACTCTGGTCTGAGCGAGCGGGAGCTGCAGCAACTGCTGCAATTCAATGCAACGGATCAGGACTACCCGCGTCACTTGACGCTAGCTCAGTTGTTCGTCCTGCAGGTGTCCAAGACACCGGATCGACTGGCGGTTACAGACGGCACGAGCGCCTTCACCTATGCGCAATTGCATGAGCAAAGCAATCGGGTCGCTGCCTCCTTGCGTGCAAGGGGGATCGGCAAAGGGGATATTGTCGCTCTCATGCTGGAGAGGTCTGCGGATATGGTCATTGCGCTGCTTGGGGTGCTGAAGAGTGGCGCCGCATATTTGCCGGTAGCGCTGCACCTGCCGCCCGCCCGCATACAGTCGATGATGGAGGATTGCCGCTCTCCGCTGATGGTGACGAAACCAGGTCTTGCCGAGCATCTTCACCAGGAACGGTATGAGAAGGTTTATTTGTCCGAGCTGCTTCATGGGGCAAGCGAGGACTTGGCGTATACAGGCGAGCCGGATGATCTGGCCTATATTATTTTCACATCGGGTACCACGGGGAAACCGAAGGGAGCCATGGTGCAGCACCGGAATGTGGTGAATTTTATTGTTGGCCTCACCCAGGAGCAGTTGACCCGTTATGAAGCCCCTTTACGGTTCGGCCTGGTCTCGCCATTCGAGTTCGACTCTTCGGTGCAGAACATGTTCAGCGCACTCCTGTCAGGACATCACTTGTATATCGTCCCGGAGGAAGTGCGCGTCGATGGCGAGCAGTTGCATCGCTTCTATGTCGAGCAGCAGATTGAGATCATGGATGGAACAGCGACACATCTGCGCTTGCTGGCGGGATTCATCAGCGACCGTGAGAGCTATGCACTGAAGCAGTGCATCATGGCGGGGGAGGAGCTCCCGGTGGAGCTGGCTCAACGATTTTTAGCCGGCTTTGGCGAGAATAACCGCCCGCTCCTGGTTAACGCCTACGGGCCTACGGAGACTACCGTGCTCTCTACCTATTACCCTGTCGATCCTGACGAGCTGGATACTTGTATCAGGCTCCCGATCGGCAAGCCGCTGCCCAATCAAAGGGTTTACATTATGGGGCCGAATCTGCAGCTTCAGCCGATTGGCGTGCCAGGCGAGGTATGGATTGCAGGGGATGGTGTCACGCAAGGCTATGTAGGTCAGCCTGAACTGACGAATGAAAAGTATGTGACCATTACTGCCGATCAGCCGTGCCACCCTGTCTGCCAGGGGCGCCTATACCGTACAGGGGATGTCGCCAGGTGGCTGCCAAGTGGGAAGCTCGAGTTTCTGGGACGGACGGATGACCAGGTGAAAATAAACGGGCTGCGGATTGAATTGGGCGAGATTGAAAGCTGCCTCCTGCGGTTGCCGAATATTCATGAAGCCGCCGTCATGGCACGCACCAGAACAGAGGGAGAAGCCCCCATCCTGTGCGCCTATATTGTGTCCGACAGCTCCATGACAGCCGAAGAGGTTCGAGGCGAGCTCAGAAAGCAGTTGCCGTCGTACATGGTCCCGGCTTACGTGATTCCATTGGAGCGTCTTCCGCTGACAACGAACGGCAAGCTGGCACGCAAGGCATTGCCAGAGCCGGTATGGCAGCAGAGCGCTCTGCAATATATCGAGCCGCGGAGCGAGACCGAGCGGCTTCTCGCTCACATCTGGGAGACGGTATTGGGAATAGAAAGGGTCGGGATAGCGGATCATTTCTTCGAGCTGGGCGGCAACTCGCTTCAGATGACCACTGTCGTCGCACGTATCCAAAAGCAGCTTGGCTCAGAGCTTTCACTGCGGGAAGTCTTTCTAAGGCCGACTGTTGCGCAGCTTGCTGAGTATGTCGATCAGGTGGAGAGGCTGGACTTCGTCCCCATCGAGCGGCAAGCCGAGCAAGCCTATTACCCCGTATCCTCTGCTCAGAAGAGAGTCTACATCCTGAACCGGTTCGAAGGCATTGGGACGACATACAACCTGCCGGGCGTCCTGCTCATAGAGGGCAGGCTGGAGCGGGATCGGGTGGAGCAATGCATGTACAAGCTGGTATCCCGCCATGAAGCATTGCGAACCTCCTTTCACTTTGTAGGGGGAGAGCCGATGCAACGGATTCATGAGAAGGTTGCGCTGGAGTTCAACCACAGCGAAGCGAGGGAGAGCGAGGCCAAGGCAGCGATTCAAGATTTTATCCGCCCATTTGATGTGCAGATTGCTCCGTTAATGCGGGTCGGTACGATTCGCCTGGGCGAAGAGCGCTGCCTACTGTTATTCGATCTGCATCATCTCATTGCCGACGGCGTCTCTCTGTCCCTACTGCAGCATGAATTCATTCGCCTCTATACGGGTGACGAGCTGGAGCCACTGTCCATCCAGTACAAGGATTACGCCGTCTGGCAGCGCAAGCGATTGGAAGGCGGTCAATTCGAGCAGAGCAGACACTATTGGATGAGCGAGCTTGCAGGCGACCTTCCGCTGCTGCAGTTGCCTACGGATTACCCACGGCCGCCGCAGCAAAGCTTTGCAGGGAACCGTGTTCATCTAGAGCTGACAGCCGAATCCACGGAGAAACTGCTCGCCTTTGCGGAGCGCAACGAAATGACGCCCTACATGCTGTTTCTGGCAGCGCTGAATGTCTTGCTGCACGTCTACACGCAGCAGGAAGATATTGTAGTCGGCAGCCCGATTGCTGGTCGCGTGCACAGTGATGTAGAGCCTGTAGTGGGAATGTTTGTGAATACACTGGCGATACGCAGTCGGCCGTCAGGCAACAAGACAGTAGCTCAACTGCTCACCGAGGTGAAGGAGCAGGTGCTGCACGCGCTGCAGCATCAGGAATATCCGTTCGAGGAGCTGGTGGATCAGCTTCAGCTTGAGAGAGACACCAGTCGCAATCCGCTTTTTGACGTTATGCTGGTGATGCAAAATATGGCCTGGACACTCGATCAGCCGCCGGGATTATCCATTAGTCCCTACGCCTTCAGGCATGATATGTCGAAGGTTGATCTGACGCTAGAAATCTCTCAACATCCCAGTCTGCGCCTGGAGCTTGAATATTGTACGGCGCTGTTTGCACAGGGAACGATGCAGCGATTCCTGCAACATGTTGTCCGCACGCTGGAGTGGATGCTCGACCATTGCGATTCGTTCCTTCGCGATCTTCATATGCTGACGGACGACGAATACCGCCAGGTCATTCTTCAGTTTAATGAGACCCCTTCGCTCGATCTGGAACAAGAAGCTGTGCATCGTATCCTGGAGCGGAAGGCAGCAGAAGCTCCGCAGCGAACAGCCATCATCTGCGGGGAGTCCGTCTACAGCTATGAGACCATCAATAGCCGGGCGAATCAGCTTGCCCGTTATCTGCTTCGCAACGGCATCGGGCTGGAGGATAAAGTGGGACTGCTCGTTGACCGTTCGGTGGACATGCTCGTTGCCCTATTCGCCGTACTGAAGGCTGGGGCAGCCTATGTTCCGATTGACCCTGAATATCCGGTACAGCGAATCGCCCATATATTGGAGGATTGCGAGGCGAAGCTGCTATTGACAGCGTCCGAGTATGCTGAGCGAATGGCCTTCACGGGCATCCACATCGCGGATGTTGGTAGCCGTGAGCTGTACTCAGGGGAGACGGGAAATCTGAACACAGAGGTTCAACCCGTTAATCTCGCCTATATTCTGTATACCTCCGGTTCGACCGGAATGCCCAAGGGCGTGTCGATCGAGCATAAGAGCGTATGTAATTTTCTGCATGCGATGCAGCATCAGTACCCGATGTTGGAGAGCGATGCCTATCTATTAAAGACACCCTACACATTTGATGTGTCGGTCATGGAATTATTCGGCTGGACACTTGCCGGAAGTCATCTCGTCATTCTGGAGGAGGGGGAGCACCGGAATCCGAGAGCCATCCTCCGAGCAGTCGACAGATACCGTATCCGATTGTTGAATTTCGTGCCCTCGATGTTCAGGCTGTTCGTCCAAGCACTGGACCGCGAGCACACTGCGATGCTCCATGACATGAAATACATCCTGCTCGCCGGCGAGGCTCTGCCGCGCGATCTGATCGAGCAGTTTGATGCGCTTGGCTTGCCCGTTGAATTGGCAAACCTGTACGGGCCTACAGAAGCGACGGTAATTACAACAACGTTCTCGCTGGCTGCCCGTCGTAACTCCCATGTCGTGCCGATCGGCAGGCCGATTCCGAATGTCAGAGTGTACATCTTGAATGAGCAGCGGCGGCCGCTCCCTATAGGTGTAGCCGGGGAACTGTATATTTCAGGAGCTGGGGTAGCCAGAGGCTATATGAACCAGCCTGAGCTGAACGCCGAGTGCTTCCTTCCCGATCCATTCTGTGAGGGAGCGACAATGTATAGATCCGGCGATCTTGCCCGCTGGCTGCCGGACGGCAACATCGAATACATCGGCAGAATGGATAACCAGATCAAGCTCCGCGGCTTTCGGATGGAGCTGGGTGAGATTGAGGAGGCGATGCGATCTCATCCACATCTTGCAGCAGTCGTGGTCATGCCGATCGATGATGTCTCTCATCATCGGCAATTAGTCGCTTATTATGTGAAGGAAGCCGCGATTACGGATACCGAAATCAGGGCGCATCTCAAGCAGTGGCTGCCGGAATTCATGGTTCCGACGTCTTATGTGGAGCTGACAGAGATACCGTTATCACGCAGCGGGAAGGTAGATCGGAATGCACTGCCGCAACCGATGATGGAATCCAGTGCTGAAGCAGGATCGGCTTGTCAGCCGGAGACCAAGCTGGAGAGGCAGATCGCCGCCATCTGGCAAGGCATTCTCAAGCTGGATACGATCCGTATTGATCAGGATTTCTTCGAGCTGGGCGGGGACTCACTGCAAGCGATCGAGCTGGATCTTGCACTGGAGAAGGCGGGGCTGGCTGCGGAAGATCTCGTCATCTATAGACATCGGACGATCAGAGAGCTTGCTGCTTCGATTGAAGCTGCTCAAGAAGCGGCGAAGATCCATCCATAA